The Conger conger chromosome 15, fConCon1.1, whole genome shotgun sequence genome contains a region encoding:
- the LOC133112096 gene encoding BET1-like protein isoform X2 yields the protein MLDAENKLLADNLVTKVSRLKSLAYDIDKEAEGQNSYLDGMDSDFQSTTGLLTGSVKRFSTMVLSGKDNRKVLCYVSVGLVLIFFLLCYLVSRAQA from the exons ATGTTGGACGCAGAAAACAAACTTCTTGCGGACAACCTGGTCACCAAAGTCTCCAGACTGAAATCG CTTGCCTACGACATCGACAAAGAAGCAGAGGGACAAAACTCCTATCTGGATGGCATG GACTCTGACTTTCAAAGCACCACTGGTCTGTTGACGGGGAGTGTGAAGAGGTTCTCCACCATGGTGCTGTCTGGGAAAGACAACCGCAAGGTCCTCTGCTACGTGTCTGTGGGGCTGGTGCTCATCTTCTTCCTGCTCTGCTACCTGGTCTCCAGGGCCCAGGCCTGA
- the LOC133112096 gene encoding BET1-like protein isoform X1 encodes MADWNRGNGAVDDMLDAENKLLADNLVTKVSRLKSLAYDIDKEAEGQNSYLDGMDSDFQSTTGLLTGSVKRFSTMVLSGKDNRKVLCYVSVGLVLIFFLLCYLVSRAQA; translated from the exons ATGGCCGATTGGAACAGGG GAAATGGCGCCGTGGATGACATGTTGGACGCAGAAAACAAACTTCTTGCGGACAACCTGGTCACCAAAGTCTCCAGACTGAAATCG CTTGCCTACGACATCGACAAAGAAGCAGAGGGACAAAACTCCTATCTGGATGGCATG GACTCTGACTTTCAAAGCACCACTGGTCTGTTGACGGGGAGTGTGAAGAGGTTCTCCACCATGGTGCTGTCTGGGAAAGACAACCGCAAGGTCCTCTGCTACGTGTCTGTGGGGCTGGTGCTCATCTTCTTCCTGCTCTGCTACCTGGTCTCCAGGGCCCAGGCCTGA